A segment of the Halodesulfovibrio aestuarii DSM 17919 = ATCC 29578 genome:
TCGGGTTCAAAAGGAACTTGCATTAAAAAAAGCAATTCTTGCTTCCAAATCGACTGCACAGGCAGAAATACTAAAGCTTAGGCTGAATGTGTTACAAACATACTCGGCGGCCATGTCTCTTTCAGAGCAAATTCATAATTTACAGAAAATAATTCAGTATACTTATGAGCTAAAACAGGTCTACGACCGTCTACTTACCGCTGGTAAAAAAGGGCCTGTCGATACGGCAAGGCAGTATGTTGAGTTAAAAAGAAAAGAGAATGAACTCTCTTTACGGGAATTTGAGTTCGATAAGAAGCTTGAAGAATTGAGCTTTTACACCGGCGCTTCTTTTTCCTCTGATATTGAATTTTCAGAATTACCAAGGCCGGATCTTACAGACCTTTTATTTGATATCGATAAACACCCAAGCGTGGAACGGTATTCTTATGAACTTTCCAGTAAACAAGCTGAAACAGCCGCAGCTGAAGGTGAATATTTTCCAAAGTTATCTTTGTACGGTTCATATTTGCTGTATGGCTCAGATAATGAAGATATGGTGAAGTCATATGAAGATATATCTGAATCTAACTTTAAGGTCGGTGTTTCATTGGTAATTCCTCTATCGGATGCATTACGTAATAAACATAAAGTACAACAGTCACAACTTGCTGAACAACGTATTCGTGCTGAAAAACGTAAATTAAAAGAGCAATTACAAACAGAACTGAACATTAGTCAACGGCAGTATAAGTATCTGGTGAATGACCAAAAACAAAAAAAAGAAATGGTAAATATTCTCGAAAAAGAACTTACTATGCTTGATCGCTTGAAAAAAGCTAAAGAAATAGATGCAGAAATTGCAATTCGTCGAAGTATTGTATTACTGGAACAGAAAACAGCTCTCAATAAAAGTGTTATAGAACTATCACATGAATTGTTGCGTTTGCAGTACCAGATGGAGGCAACAAATCATGAATAGTGGCTTAGTATCGCTTGAGGTCGTTGCGCGCATAAACAAAGTGCGCATCGATGTACCTAATATTGTTCGCGAGCATTGCATTTCTTCTGATGACATTGCTAGTGATGAGCTTGTCCGAATTGCTAAGCGCCTGGGGTTGCGTGCTAAAAAGAAAAATATTTCGCTGGATAAGTGTCATAAAAAGTATCCGTATCCAATTATAGCACAGGCAAAGGATGATACTTTTTTTGTTGTGCTGGGATATAAGGAAGATGAGCAATCTGTTCTTGTATATATTCCAGCAGAAGGAGCAACCCGCTCTGTTGCCATGGAGGAATACAGCCAGCTGACAACGGATCGGTACATTATTTTAAGCCATCGACTGTTATCGGAGTCTGTCCGATTTGGTCTGGGGTGGTTTTTTAAAGAAGTTATTAATGCAAAAGGTATCATGGCAGAAATTCTGCTAGCCTCATTTGTTGTTCAACTTTTTGGCTTGGTAACCCCACTATTCACGCAAGTTATTCTCGATAAGGTTCTCGTGCACCGGGCAATGACTACGCTTAAAATCCTTGCGATTGGCTTTATTGTAATCGCAGTGTTTGAGTACGTGTTAAACCTTGCACGAAACTATCTTTTTACTCATACAGCAAACAAGATGGATGCCAAACTTGGCGCACAACTATTCCGCCATCTGCTGTCATTGCCCTGTCCTTACTTTGAATCCAGACGGGTAGGGGACACAATTGCACGTGTTCGCGAACTGGAGAATATTCGTAATTTTGTTACCAACAAAACAGTATCTGTCATTATTGATCTCGTTTTCTCAGTAGTTTTTGTCGTAGTCATGCTTATGTACAGCATGCAATTGACGTTCATTGTTTTGGGTTTTGTTGCGGCCATCGGCCTCCTTTATCTCTGCATTACCCCTGAGCTTCGAAGACGGTTAAATACTAAATTTGAAATGGGTGCTAAATCCAACTCATACCTTGTAGAGTCGGTAACCGGCATCCAAACGGTTAAATCGTTGGCGATAGAAGGAAGCATTCAGCGGAAATGGGAAGATCACCTTGGTCATTATGTTCATTCTAACTTTAAAATGACCAATATGAGTAACATTACAAGGGGGACTGCCGGTTTTCTGCAGAAATTAATGACGATTTCGATTCTCTATTTAGGAGTTCGGTTAGTACTGGACAATGAGCTTACTATTGGGCAGCTCATTGCATTTAACATGCTTTCCGGACAGTTCGCTGGACCGGTATTGAGATTAATTGGTGTTTGGAACGAACTTCAGCAAACGCTTCTTTCTGTCGAGAAATTGTCTGACATTTTGAATCACCCATCTGAAATCCAGAGTGAAAACGCGATCGTACTGAATAAGCTGGAAGGTCATGTAGTTTTCGATAACGTTCAGTTCAAATATGCTCCGGATGCCCCGATGGTTCTTAATGGAATTAATGTTAAAATACCTGCGGGGTCATGTGTCGGCATTGTTGGTAGAAGCGGAAGTGGTAAGAGTACTGTATCAAAGCTGATACAGCGGTTGTACATGCCTTCTTCCGGCAGTGTGCGTATTGATGATGTTGATATTAACCATGTAAGTCCAATATGGCTACGAAGTAATATCGGTGTAGTACTTCAGGAAAACTATCTTTTCAGCGGTACTATTAAAGAAAATATTGTGATGGGGGCACCTAATGCTTCCATGGATCTTGTCCTCCATGTAGCCAAGGTTACCGGTGTGCATGACTTTGTGTCGCGAATGCCTAAAGGATATGACTCCGAAGTGGGAGAGCGAGGCGAAGGACTTTCTGGCGGACAGCGTCAGCGTATAGCAATCGCTCGTGCGCTTATTACCGACCCTCGTATTTTAATCTTCGATGAAGCTACTTCTGCACTTGATGTTGAGTCAGAGCTTATTATTCGCAGAAACCTGCATCACATTGCCAAGGGTAGAACAATGTTCATCATTGCTCACAAAATTTCTATCGTAAAAAAATGTACTGTCATTTTAGCCATGGATAATGGGGAATTGGTTGAGGCAGGCACTCATGATGAGCTTATGCGCATTCCAAATGGCTATTACAAGAAGTTATATACATTGCAGGAGTGCATAGATTGAGAATCTTAAAATTTTTGTCACGAGATGACAGCCATTATTTCAAGCCAATCCTAACTGAAATAGAAGAGACACCACCCAATCCACTGGGATCATTGGTTCTCTGGGTTATCATCACAATTATCTTTGTGAGCATTATCTGGCTTACATTCGGCGAAACGGAAATTGTTGTTTCCGGACAAGGCAAGTTTGTTCCTTCTGGAAAGGTTAAAATTGTGCAACCGCTGGAGACAGGAGTTATCCGTAAAATACTTTGCGACCGTGGTGATGAGGTTACGAAGGGGCAATTGCTCGTTGAGATCGACCCTTCCGCAACCGACCCGGCAATAGAATCTTTACGGGAAGAGCTTAAGACATATGAGATAACTATTATGCGTCTTGAGTCTCTTGTTTCTGGCAGTCCTTTTGTTCCTGATGAAGAAGTCTTCGGAAAAGAATCTGTTCAGGTTCAGCGCGACATATACACTTCATTGCGCAATGGACATCAGAAACAGATTGCAGCAAAAAATGATGAATTGCAGAAGTCAAAGCAGCAGCTTAAATCGTTCGCTTTAGAAAAAGAAGGGTATAAGGATTTGTTGGTTACCTACGAAGAACAAAAGCTTCGTCTTGACCCGATAGTAGATATTATCCCTCGCAATGAGTACAACGATCTGCTGCGGAAAATTTTGCAGAATAAAATTGCGTCGAACAACGTCAGCGCAAAAATAAAAGAAGTCACAACAAATCTCGAGCTATTGCAGCACCAAAAGGAAGCATTGCAGTATGATTTTATTAACAAATTAAGTGAGGAACTTGCAGAGTCCTCCATGAAACTTGCTTCAACAAAAGCTCGTTTAGATCGGATTTCTTTTTCCAACAAAAAACAGAATATTGTTTCTCCTGTTACAGGCGCTATTAACGAAGTATTTATTACAACAGAAGGCGGCGTAGTTACTCCGGCAGAAAAATTAATGTCTATTGTTCCTAAGAATAGTCCTTTGATTGTAGAAACTAAGGTGCTGAACAAAGATGTTGGTTTCATCGAAAAGGATATGCCCGTTACTGTCAAAGTTAATGCCTTTACGTACCAACGGTATGGTACTCTTGAGGGAACTGTAAGTCAGATTTCCAAAGACAGTATTAAAGATGAAAAGCTTGGCGAGATTTACAAAGTATATATATCAGTTAATGACCCTCGTCTGAAGGTTGAAGGCGAGATGGTACCTATGAGCTCTGGTATGACAGTACTTGCTGAAATCAACGTCGGTACAAGACGGCTTATTGAGTTCTTTATTTACCCTCTTATAAAATATCTGGATGAGGGATTAAGCGTTCAGTAACCCTTTAGATTATATAAAAAGCCCTTCAGTTATTTTCTGAAGGGCTTTTTGATATTGTTATATTCAAATTTCACACAACCCCAAATCAACTGATTTCTCACAGGAAATTTAAAATCAAGCATGAAGCCGAATTGGCTCTATTTAACGATATCAAGGTGTACTCAATCGAAGACGGCGACATTCGAGCAATGACTGGCTTTCCCCTGCCACTTTTGAATATCGCAATAAACAGTATGACCCTGTGGCTTAACTTTGTGTCCACATTTTTGTTGTAGGATCATCCGCAGACTGTTCGCAAATTTGCGTACAAAACTCGGTAGTTTTGAAATTGAACCGAATGAAGGTAGGCCTCATGAATCAAGGGGGGGGCTGGGGATTTCTGTGGAAAAAATGATCTCTTGCCAGACAATTGAGGCTCAGCAGGTGGGACTGTGAAATATATAAAAAGAAAGGGGTTGAATCTTGCAACCCAGCCCCTTTCTTTTACAAGGAGGACAGGCAAGAGGGGCCCTGTCCGAGGGCTGCTGTTTTATGGTTTCCAGCGCTTGGTATGAGCGTGAACATGTGTATCAGGCAAAATTCTTTTTGTATTCTTGTCCGCTGGGACAGATATCTGAGTAGTCTGATTATTGTCACGCGCGGTTGTGCGGGCCCAGACACTTACCCAACCGCTATTTTCTAAGTCTGTATTCTTTTCATCTCCAGCATAAAATGCATGAAGCGCATTACGTTCAAGGTAGATAAGCCAGTTGTCTTTTTGATCTGCGCTCATGTACCAGTCTTTCCATTTGCCTTCGCCTTTAACCTCTACGTCAAAACCGTCTTCAGTGCGGGCAGCTTCAAACTGCTCACTATCCCAATCCATTAGCATGAACTGGTTCTGGCGCGGGTGTGCAGGAGTGGTCAAAGTCATGTAGATTTCTTGAGGATGATGAAAATGCACAGGGTAAGATGAATTATTCAGCTGTGCTGTCATGCCGATTTCTGCCCCGACTGTTTCCCCGTCAATGGTATCGATACGCAAATTACCCCATGGCCCCATCACTTCGGCATAGAGGTAACCACCACGAATATCTTTGTTCCATGCCTTTTTGCTTTCAGCATAAAAAGGAATCCAGCCGACAGAAGACCAAAGGTGAGGCAAGCCCTTAATAGTGATATCTCGGCCAAAATGGTCAGAGCTGTCTGTTTTAGCGGCAATCGCAACGAAGTTTTTGTTGAGTTTAATGCCAGCCTTTTTGATTTCAGGATCTTTTACCTTTTCGAAGTAATCAACAGCAATTGGACGGTTCAACCACTTAGAGACCGGGGAATAGTTCTGAAGTTCCCTGCTAGGAGTGTAAAGCTTAGTCCAACCATTGGAATTGCTTAACTGTGGATCGAAGCAGCGCTTAGCCTTTTCCGGATTGGCAAGAACTGCTTTGACGTGCTTGATCATCAATTCAACATCACGTTTCTTGGTAATACATTCTTTTTCGGGCTTACCTGTCTCAGAATTATAAGAACTGACTACCGCTTCCGCAGAATCAAGGCATAGTCCGGTGGGAGTTTCAAGAGCTTTTACATAGGCTTCAAGGTAGGTAAGAGTGTCATTCCAAAAAAGGTCTATGTTGCGTTGCTCTTCCTTTGTCCATTTCTTTTCAGTAACATCCAGACAAACAAATTCTGCAGCAAAAGCAGCTTTGCCAGCCAGCATTGAAAGAAGAATACCTAGTGTCAATATACGTACAAATTTATACATCTTTCTATCCTTATGCTTTTGTCTTAAAAGACGGGGCTGAGCCAGACTTGACTTAGCCCCTTCCTTTTGCGAGGTGGCAGAGAATGATGGATCTGCCGGTATGAATATTGTGGTTTACGCTATTCAATCATCCTACCGGTTACCAGTAACCTATTCAGCAGATATCAGATAAGATGCTCTTCCAGTTTATCTGAGAGAAGGGGCTGAACCTTGCGGTCCAGCCCCTTTTTTTCACGAGACGACAGGTAAGAGAGCCCTGTCCGGTAGGTGTATCTATGGCTAACGTTATTTTTTCATCTTACCTGTTACCATGCTGCGGATGAGAGCAAAGATGCTTTCTCCTGTGGTGCAGAGGTAGAGGTGTATGACGATGAATAGAACCATCAGGAATGCAGCTCCGATGTGTACCAGTGATACACACCACTTGCCGTCTATGCCCATCAGTTCTTGTGGAATAACTTCAGGGATAAACAGGGCCAGTCCTGATGCGATAAGTACCGGGAAGAGCACAAACAGCACTGACAGGTAAGCACCCTGCTGTAAGGGGTTGAGGCGTTTTTCAG
Coding sequences within it:
- a CDS encoding TolC family protein — encoded protein: MSYSKKAVLILHLGILFITLFGVTESYCKIITLDTLEKQAIEHSPDLDKYFIETKLQQERLEEQQYDFYPTLRAQGNSEYSSDLSDGWGSVVSVGDVVQSTGTKYQNSMSVRTNYVLYDFGIRVQKELALKKAILASKSTAQAEILKLRLNVLQTYSAAMSLSEQIHNLQKIIQYTYELKQVYDRLLTAGKKGPVDTARQYVELKRKENELSLREFEFDKKLEELSFYTGASFSSDIEFSELPRPDLTDLLFDIDKHPSVERYSYELSSKQAETAAAEGEYFPKLSLYGSYLLYGSDNEDMVKSYEDISESNFKVGVSLVIPLSDALRNKHKVQQSQLAEQRIRAEKRKLKEQLQTELNISQRQYKYLVNDQKQKKEMVNILEKELTMLDRLKKAKEIDAEIAIRRSIVLLEQKTALNKSVIELSHELLRLQYQMEATNHE
- a CDS encoding peptidase domain-containing ABC transporter, which gives rise to MNSGLVSLEVVARINKVRIDVPNIVREHCISSDDIASDELVRIAKRLGLRAKKKNISLDKCHKKYPYPIIAQAKDDTFFVVLGYKEDEQSVLVYIPAEGATRSVAMEEYSQLTTDRYIILSHRLLSESVRFGLGWFFKEVINAKGIMAEILLASFVVQLFGLVTPLFTQVILDKVLVHRAMTTLKILAIGFIVIAVFEYVLNLARNYLFTHTANKMDAKLGAQLFRHLLSLPCPYFESRRVGDTIARVRELENIRNFVTNKTVSVIIDLVFSVVFVVVMLMYSMQLTFIVLGFVAAIGLLYLCITPELRRRLNTKFEMGAKSNSYLVESVTGIQTVKSLAIEGSIQRKWEDHLGHYVHSNFKMTNMSNITRGTAGFLQKLMTISILYLGVRLVLDNELTIGQLIAFNMLSGQFAGPVLRLIGVWNELQQTLLSVEKLSDILNHPSEIQSENAIVLNKLEGHVVFDNVQFKYAPDAPMVLNGINVKIPAGSCVGIVGRSGSGKSTVSKLIQRLYMPSSGSVRIDDVDINHVSPIWLRSNIGVVLQENYLFSGTIKENIVMGAPNASMDLVLHVAKVTGVHDFVSRMPKGYDSEVGERGEGLSGGQRQRIAIARALITDPRILIFDEATSALDVESELIIRRNLHHIAKGRTMFIIAHKISIVKKCTVILAMDNGELVEAGTHDELMRIPNGYYKKLYTLQECID
- a CDS encoding HlyD family type I secretion periplasmic adaptor subunit yields the protein MRILKFLSRDDSHYFKPILTEIEETPPNPLGSLVLWVIITIIFVSIIWLTFGETEIVVSGQGKFVPSGKVKIVQPLETGVIRKILCDRGDEVTKGQLLVEIDPSATDPAIESLREELKTYEITIMRLESLVSGSPFVPDEEVFGKESVQVQRDIYTSLRNGHQKQIAAKNDELQKSKQQLKSFALEKEGYKDLLVTYEEQKLRLDPIVDIIPRNEYNDLLRKILQNKIASNNVSAKIKEVTTNLELLQHQKEALQYDFINKLSEELAESSMKLASTKARLDRISFSNKKQNIVSPVTGAINEVFITTEGGVVTPAEKLMSIVPKNSPLIVETKVLNKDVGFIEKDMPVTVKVNAFTYQRYGTLEGTVSQISKDSIKDEKLGEIYKVYISVNDPRLKVEGEMVPMSSGMTVLAEINVGTRRLIEFFIYPLIKYLDEGLSVQ
- a CDS encoding dimethylsulfonioproprionate lyase family protein — protein: MYKFVRILTLGILLSMLAGKAAFAAEFVCLDVTEKKWTKEEQRNIDLFWNDTLTYLEAYVKALETPTGLCLDSAEAVVSSYNSETGKPEKECITKKRDVELMIKHVKAVLANPEKAKRCFDPQLSNSNGWTKLYTPSRELQNYSPVSKWLNRPIAVDYFEKVKDPEIKKAGIKLNKNFVAIAAKTDSSDHFGRDITIKGLPHLWSSVGWIPFYAESKKAWNKDIRGGYLYAEVMGPWGNLRIDTIDGETVGAEIGMTAQLNNSSYPVHFHHPQEIYMTLTTPAHPRQNQFMLMDWDSEQFEAARTEDGFDVEVKGEGKWKDWYMSADQKDNWLIYLERNALHAFYAGDEKNTDLENSGWVSVWARTTARDNNQTTQISVPADKNTKRILPDTHVHAHTKRWKP